GTCGATCGCTTCTTTCCCGACCGCACCGCGGGCCTGCGCGCCAGCAACAAGCAAGAGATCAAGGCGACCTCGTTCATCGCGATGGAGATCGAGGAGGCCTCGGCCAAGGTACGCGCCAAGGGCGTCGCCGACGACGACGAGGATTACGAACTGCCGATCTATGCCGAGCGGATTCCGGTGCGCACCGTGCTCGGTGCGCCCGAGCCGTGTCCGCGGCTGCTCGACGGCGTGACGCGGCCGAAGACGCTCGATGGCTATTCCGAAGGCCGTCTGCTCGAAGATGCATTGCGGGATGCCTATTTTGCGCAATACCCGGCCGGGTGAAAGCAGGTTACGCTGCGGCTCCCACCTTGTCTGATGTCCCCCCATGGAGCTGCCGCATGACTGCCGAGACGCAACAACGAATCCTTGCCGCCGTTGACGAGGGATTCGATGCGCAGCTTGCGACGACGCAGGCCTTCGTCGCGATCCCCTCGACCCGCGGCGCCGAGGGGCCGTGCCAGGACATGATCGGCGATTTGCTGCGCGAGCGCGGCTACGAGGTCGACGACTGGCACATCAATCTCGACGATCTCAGAGATCTGCGCGGATTCGGCCCGATCGAGCATGATTTCTCGAAGGCGCGCACGGTGGTCGGCACCTACCGCCCCGCGACCAATGCCGGCAAATCGCTGATCCTGCAGGGGCACTGCGACGTTGTGCCGACCGGTCCATTGGAGATGTGGGAGACGCCGCCGTTCTCGCCCGTCATCAAGGACGGCAGGATGTACGGCCGCGGTGCCTGCGACATGAAGTCCGGCACCATCGCCGCGCTCTATGCGCTGGATGCGATCAAGAAGGCCGGATTGAAGCCGACCGCGCGGATTCATTTCCAGTCCGTGATCGAGGAGGAGAGCACCGGCGTCGGCGCGCTCTCGACCTTGCAGCGCGGCTATCGCGCCGATGCCTGCTTCATCCCGGAGCCGACCAACGGCAAGATGATCCGCTCGCAGGTCGGCGTGATCTGGTTCCGCCTGAAGGTGCGTGGCTTCCCGGTGCATGTGTTCGAGGCCGGTGCCGGATCGAACGCGATCATGGCGGCGTATCACCTGGTGCACGCGCTGGAGAAGCTCGAGATCGCCTGGAACGAGCGCGCCAAGGCCGACAAGCATTTCAAGGACGTCAATCATCCGATCAACTTCAACCCCGGCATCATCAAGGGCGGCGACTGGGCCTCCAGCGTGCCGGCCTGGTGCGACGTCGACTGCCGCATTGCGGTGCTGCCGGGCTGGTCGATCACCGAGTGCCAGAAGGAGATTCTGGCCTGCGTGTCGGCGGCGGCGCGCGACCACCGCTTCCTTTCCAACAATCCGCCGCAGGTCGAATGGTCGGGCTTCCTGTCGGAGGGCTACGAGCTGGTGAATTCCGAGGCGCCGGAAGCCGCATTCGCCAGGGCGCACCAGGCGGTCTATGGCGGGGCGGTGGAGGATCGCGCCTTCACCGCGCTGACCGACACACGGTTCTACGGCCTGAACTACGACATCCCGAGCCTCTGCTTCGGCGCCAGCGGCGCGGCGATGCACGGGTTCAACGAGTATGTCGAGCTGGACTCGCTGCGGCAAGCGACCAAGGCCATGGCGCTGTTCATCACGGAGTGGTGCGGGGTGGAGAAGGCGTAGCCTTTCTGCATTGCGGGCCCGCCGCGCTATCGCTCCGTTTGCCGGGGAGGGATCGGGCGCGGGTCAACCAGATGCTTTAGGTTTAAAATAAAGGCTGGGCGAACAGCCGCGCCGGTGGCAAAATGGCGCCTGATCGACGGCGAGTCTCCGAGGAGCCACGATGCGCGATTGGGATGATGCCTACGCCAATTCGGCCCACGTGCCGGGGTCGGATGCGCTGCCGGCGCGGTGGGCGGAGCGGGCTGCGGCCTATCGTGCCGGACTTAAATCATTCAAGGCGGATATTGCCTATGGATCGGGAGAGCGGCAGCGTCTCGACCTGATCCTGCCGGACGGCGACAGCAAAGGTCTCGTCGTCTTCGTGCATGGCGGTTACTGGATGCGCTTCGACAAATCGTCATGGACCGACCTCGCCGAGGGTGCGCGAAGCCACGGCTGGACGGTGGCGCTGCCGAGCTACACGCTGGCACCGGCCGCGCGCATCTCGGACATCACGGCCGAGATCGCGGGCGCGATCGCTTCGGCTGCTGCCCAAGTCTCCGGGCCTATTCGATTGGTCGGTCATTCCGCAGGCGGCCATCTCGTTACGCGCATGCTGTGCGACGATAGCCGTCTCGAACCTGAGGTCTACGACAGGATCGTGGCGACGCTGTCGATCAGCGGTCTGCACGACCTGCGACCGCTCCTGAAGACGGCAATGAACGGGACGCTGCGGATGAACATGGGCGAGGCGGCGCTCGAAAGCGCCGCTTTGCATCTGCCACGAGGCAAGTCGCCGCTGACCACCTGGGTCGGCAGAAGCGAGCGACCCGAGTTCATCCGTCAGGCTGAGCTGATGGCTAACATCTGGACCGGATTCGACGTGCCCACGCATCTCGTCGTCGACCCCGGGCATAACCATTTTACTGTTGTCGATGGGCTGAAGGATCCATCCTCTGCCATCACGAGGTGCCTTCTGGGCCTTGCTTGAGGCGGAGATCGATCGAGAGGATGTGTCATGAGCAGCAACGACTACGATCCCGCGGTCGAGGGCGCCGAGACCGATTTCGCCCGGAAAATGTCGTATAGCGACTATCTGCAACTCGATGCGCTGCTCGGCGCCCAGCACCCGATTTCCGACGCGCATGACGAGATGCTCTTCATCATCCAGCATCAAACCTCCGAATTGTGGATGCGGCTCGCCATCCACGAGCTCCGGGCCGCCCGCCACGCCATCGCCCGCGAAGAAGTGTCACCGGCGATGAAGATGCTCGCGCGTGTCTCCCGCATCTTCGAGCAGTTGAACAATGCCTGGGACGTGCTGCGGACCATGACGCCCAGCGAATATACCCATTTCCGCTCGCGGCTGGGACAATCCTCGGGCCTCCAGTCGTATCAATACCGGCTGATCGAGTATCTGCTCGGCAATCGCAACGGCGCGATGTTGAAGCCGCATGCGCATGACTCCGAGGTGACGGCTTTGCTCAAGACCGAGCTTGCGACGCCGAGTCTTTATGACGAGGTGCTCCGGCTTGCCGACCGCAAGGGGCTCACCATGCCCGCGACCGTCCTGTCACGCGACGTCCACGAGACCCATCACTTCGACCAGGGCGTGATGCAAGCCTGGCGCCGCGTCTACGAAGCTCCGGAGGCCAATTGGACGCTCTACGAGCTCGCCGAGAAACTGGTCGACTTCGAGGATTATTTTCGCCGCTGGCGCTTCAATCACGTGACGACGGTGGAGCGTGTCATCGGCTTCAAGCGCGGCACCGGCGGTACTGGCGGGGTCAGCTATCTCAAGCGGATGCTCGAGGTCGAGCTGTTTCCCGAACTGTGGCGTGTCCGCACCGTCCTCTAGGCGAATTGTCATGATCGAAGCGAAATCGCAGCTGCGCGTCTACGACGACACCAAGGCGATGTTCCATCTGCCTGCTGACGTCATCTATCTTGACGGCAACTCGCTTGGTGCGCTGCCACTGGGCGTTGCCGAACGCGTTGCGCATGTCATCACGGCCGAGTGGGGCGATGAGCTCATTCGCGCCTGGAACAGTGCCGGCTGGTATGTGCAGCCGCGCCGCGTGGGCGACCGCATCGCTCGCCTGATCGGCGCCGCGTCCGGTACGGTGATGATTGGCGACACGCTGTCGCTCAAGGTCTATCAGGCGCTTGCGGCCGCACTCGAGATGAACCGGGAGCGCAAGGTCGTTCTGTCCGACACGGGTAATTTCCCGACCGATCTCTATATGGCGGAAGGCCTGATCGCCACGCTCGGGCGCGGCCATCAATTGCGGCTGGTGGCCCCGGAGGAGGTCGAGCCATCGCTGTCGGACGAGGTTGCGGTGCTCTATTTGACTGAGGTCGACTACCGCACCGGCCGTCGCCACGATATGCGGACCCTGACGGCGAAGGCGCATGCGCTCGGCATCGTCACGGTCTGGGATCTGGCCCATTCGGCCGGCGCGCTGCCGGTCGACCTCGCCGGCGTCGGCGCCGATTTCGCAGCCGGCTGCACCTACAAATATCTCAACGCTGGACCCGGCGCGCCGGCCTTCCTTTACGTCGCGCCGAAGCATGCCGATCAAGCGCGCGCCGCGTTGTCGGGCTGGATGGGGCACGCAAAGCCGTTCGCCTTCGATCTTGGTTATCAACCTGCTGATGGCGTCGAGCGCATGCGTGTCGGCACACCGCCGGTGCTGGCGATGGCCGCGCTGGAGGCATCGCTCGACATCTGGGATCGTGTCGATATGGGCGAAGTCCGCGCTCGCTCGCTCGCGCTAGGCGACCTGTTGATAGCTGAGATCGCGCGACGCTGTCCGTCGCTGAGGCTGGTAACGCCGCCGGCGCATGCGCAGCGTGGGTCGCAGGTTTCCTTCGCCTTCGCCGGCGGATATGCCGCCATGCAGGCGCTGATTGCCCGCGGCGTGATCGGTGACTTCCGGGCGCCTGATATCATGCGGTTCGGGATCACACCGCTCTATATCGGCGAAGCGGAGGTGCTGAAGGCCGCCGAGATCATTGAGGAAGTGATCAATGGCGAGGTGTGGCGCCGGCAAGAATATCAGGTCGTGAATGCGGTGACGTGAGCAACGAGCGCTATCCCAAAGCCTTATACTGATTGAGGCGAGTAATCATGGGTGCCGCGACCACAACGCATTGACGATCGCATCGAGCCCATCGGTCAGCGCGGCGGGGCCGGGCTGCAAAATGATCGGCGACTTGATCTCGACGATGCGATCGTTGCGGACGGCCGGAATGTCGCTCCAGCCGCCACGGGCCCTGATGCGGTCGACCACGACCTTCTTGCCGCACCAGGATGCCAGGATCACGTCGGGCATCGCTGCGCGCACGGCATCTGCCGAGACGATGCGATCCCTGGCGGCCTTGTGCGCACGCAGGTGCGGCAGAGCGTCCTCGCCGCCGGCGATCTCGATCAGTTCGGACACCCAGCCGATGCCGCTGATCAGCGGCTCGTCCCATTCCTCGAAATAGACTTTTGGCCGCGGCGTCGGACGTGGCGTTGCCGCAATCTTGGCCAGCCGTTGTTCGAGGCCTTGCGCGAGCCGCTCGCCGCGATCGGCCGCGCCTACCATCGCACCGAGGCTGCGGATCATTGCGAGGATGCCGGCGACGTCGCGCTGATTGAAGACATGAACGGCGACACCGGCGCGCACGAGATCGGCGACGATGTCGGCCTGCAGGTCGGAGAAGGCGAGCACCAGATCGGGGTCGAGCGCCAGGATCTTCGGTATGTCGGCGGAGATGAATGCCGACACCCGCGGCTTCTCGCGGCGGACCTGCGGCGGGCGCACCGCG
The window above is part of the Bradyrhizobium sp. PSBB068 genome. Proteins encoded here:
- a CDS encoding cobalamin-binding protein, whose translation is MRDFPPRRIVCLTEETVETLYLLGEQDRIVGVSGYAVRPPQVRREKPRVSAFISADIPKILALDPDLVLAFSDLQADIVADLVRAGVAVHVFNQRDVAGILAMIRSLGAMVGAADRGERLAQGLEQRLAKIAATPRPTPRPKVYFEEWDEPLISGIGWVSELIEIAGGEDALPHLRAHKAARDRIVSADAVRAAMPDVILASWCGKKVVVDRIRARGGWSDIPAVRNDRIVEIKSPIILQPGPAALTDGLDAIVNALWSRHP
- a CDS encoding ArgE/DapE family deacylase translates to MTAETQQRILAAVDEGFDAQLATTQAFVAIPSTRGAEGPCQDMIGDLLRERGYEVDDWHINLDDLRDLRGFGPIEHDFSKARTVVGTYRPATNAGKSLILQGHCDVVPTGPLEMWETPPFSPVIKDGRMYGRGACDMKSGTIAALYALDAIKKAGLKPTARIHFQSVIEEESTGVGALSTLQRGYRADACFIPEPTNGKMIRSQVGVIWFRLKVRGFPVHVFEAGAGSNAIMAAYHLVHALEKLEIAWNERAKADKHFKDVNHPINFNPGIIKGGDWASSVPAWCDVDCRIAVLPGWSITECQKEILACVSAAARDHRFLSNNPPQVEWSGFLSEGYELVNSEAPEAAFARAHQAVYGGAVEDRAFTALTDTRFYGLNYDIPSLCFGASGAAMHGFNEYVELDSLRQATKAMALFITEWCGVEKA
- a CDS encoding alpha/beta hydrolase; amino-acid sequence: MRDWDDAYANSAHVPGSDALPARWAERAAAYRAGLKSFKADIAYGSGERQRLDLILPDGDSKGLVVFVHGGYWMRFDKSSWTDLAEGARSHGWTVALPSYTLAPAARISDITAEIAGAIASAAAQVSGPIRLVGHSAGGHLVTRMLCDDSRLEPEVYDRIVATLSISGLHDLRPLLKTAMNGTLRMNMGEAALESAALHLPRGKSPLTTWVGRSERPEFIRQAELMANIWTGFDVPTHLVVDPGHNHFTVVDGLKDPSSAITRCLLGLA
- the kynU gene encoding kynureninase codes for the protein MIEAKSQLRVYDDTKAMFHLPADVIYLDGNSLGALPLGVAERVAHVITAEWGDELIRAWNSAGWYVQPRRVGDRIARLIGAASGTVMIGDTLSLKVYQALAAALEMNRERKVVLSDTGNFPTDLYMAEGLIATLGRGHQLRLVAPEEVEPSLSDEVAVLYLTEVDYRTGRRHDMRTLTAKAHALGIVTVWDLAHSAGALPVDLAGVGADFAAGCTYKYLNAGPGAPAFLYVAPKHADQARAALSGWMGHAKPFAFDLGYQPADGVERMRVGTPPVLAMAALEASLDIWDRVDMGEVRARSLALGDLLIAEIARRCPSLRLVTPPAHAQRGSQVSFAFAGGYAAMQALIARGVIGDFRAPDIMRFGITPLYIGEAEVLKAAEIIEEVINGEVWRRQEYQVVNAVT
- the kynA gene encoding tryptophan 2,3-dioxygenase; this encodes MSSNDYDPAVEGAETDFARKMSYSDYLQLDALLGAQHPISDAHDEMLFIIQHQTSELWMRLAIHELRAARHAIAREEVSPAMKMLARVSRIFEQLNNAWDVLRTMTPSEYTHFRSRLGQSSGLQSYQYRLIEYLLGNRNGAMLKPHAHDSEVTALLKTELATPSLYDEVLRLADRKGLTMPATVLSRDVHETHHFDQGVMQAWRRVYEAPEANWTLYELAEKLVDFEDYFRRWRFNHVTTVERVIGFKRGTGGTGGVSYLKRMLEVELFPELWRVRTVL